One genomic window of Staphylococcus hsinchuensis includes the following:
- a CDS encoding MFS transporter, whose translation MEQKKSKIRWYFAIAFFIIGVIAYMDRSNISIIAGPMMEDLNLNKTQFGMLASFFSLGYALMQVPSGLLAEKFGPKKMLSIALVWWSAFTILTGVVKNHGLLFAIRFLFGIGEAPMYPSNAVFNSYWFAKGEKGRASSVLLAGSYFGPVIAPVVTISIVNMFGWQAVFYIFGLIGIIIAALWVIISKDLPEQHKMVNEAERKYIMENRDVLNTEKTKAPWNIFLTRFSFYALAAQYFVVQFVVSLFLIWLPTYLTEQYHVKLSDPDMAWAAGAPWIAMFILILLAGTISDKVLQKGKSRFMARAAIAIIGFLVFCFSLFMSIQSDNLVVNVIWLSLCLGGIGVATGMSWAAATDLGRNFSGSVSGWMNLWGNIGALISPLLAGFLVDIVGWIVTLELVIIPVIFAIIMWFFVQPDKPLIVEKDKL comes from the coding sequence ATGGAACAGAAAAAATCAAAAATCAGGTGGTATTTTGCAATAGCATTCTTTATTATCGGAGTTATCGCTTATATGGATCGCTCTAATATTTCAATTATTGCAGGGCCTATGATGGAAGACTTAAATTTAAATAAAACGCAATTCGGAATGTTGGCTTCATTTTTCTCATTGGGGTATGCATTAATGCAAGTCCCGTCAGGATTATTGGCTGAGAAATTTGGGCCTAAAAAAATGCTTTCTATCGCGCTTGTTTGGTGGAGTGCATTTACGATATTAACAGGTGTAGTGAAAAACCACGGTTTGTTATTTGCTATCCGTTTCTTATTTGGTATAGGTGAAGCGCCTATGTATCCTTCAAACGCAGTCTTTAATTCATACTGGTTTGCAAAAGGCGAAAAGGGACGTGCTTCAAGTGTTTTATTAGCTGGTTCTTACTTTGGACCGGTTATAGCACCTGTAGTAACGATTTCAATCGTTAATATGTTTGGGTGGCAAGCAGTGTTTTATATCTTTGGTCTGATCGGAATAATCATTGCAGCTTTATGGGTAATTATTTCAAAAGATTTACCAGAGCAACATAAAATGGTTAACGAAGCGGAAAGAAAATACATTATGGAAAATCGTGATGTATTAAATACAGAAAAAACAAAAGCCCCTTGGAATATATTTTTAACAAGATTTAGTTTTTATGCATTAGCCGCACAATACTTCGTAGTTCAATTTGTCGTGTCACTATTTTTAATTTGGTTACCTACTTATTTAACGGAACAATATCATGTGAAATTAAGTGATCCAGATATGGCATGGGCAGCTGGCGCACCATGGATTGCGATGTTCATTTTAATATTACTTGCTGGAACGATTTCAGATAAAGTATTACAAAAAGGAAAATCTCGTTTCATGGCACGTGCTGCAATCGCTATTATTGGATTTTTAGTCTTTTGTTTCTCACTCTTTATGTCAATTCAATCGGATAATTTAGTCGTCAATGTGATTTGGTTATCTCTTTGTTTAGGTGGTATTGGTGTTGCTACAGGGATGAGCTGGGCAGCAGCTACCGATTTAGGACGTAATTTCTCAGGTTCTGTGTCAGGTTGGATGAACTTATGGGGGAATATTGGAGCGTTAATCAGCCCCCTATTAGCAGGTTTCTTAGTAGATATTGTAGGTTGGATTGTTACATTAGAACTTGTAATTATTCCAGTAATATTTGCGATTATAATGTGGTTCTTTGTACAACCTGATAAACCACTAATCGTTGAAAAGGACAAACTATAA
- a CDS encoding DUF2188 domain-containing protein, whose protein sequence is MPWTMNDYPQSLKNLDQLERKKAIDIANAMLKDGYEESEAIPIATKQAEQWYKDATKEEKEELKNKKITQHDKDEDANPELNDKDVHVYFEDDVWKVKTDGAKQAYATFDKKEDAMKRARNTVDNRSTEIIEHKKDE, encoded by the coding sequence ATGCCTTGGACAATGAATGACTATCCACAAAGTTTGAAAAACTTAGATCAGTTAGAGAGAAAAAAAGCGATAGATATTGCGAATGCCATGCTCAAAGATGGTTATGAAGAATCAGAGGCGATTCCAATTGCGACGAAACAAGCGGAACAATGGTATAAAGACGCTACTAAAGAAGAAAAAGAAGAGTTAAAGAATAAAAAAATAACGCAACATGATAAAGATGAAGATGCTAACCCTGAATTGAATGATAAGGACGTACATGTGTATTTTGAAGATGATGTTTGGAAAGTGAAAACAGATGGTGCTAAACAAGCCTATGCGACTTTCGACAAAAAAGAAGATGCAATGAAACGTGCGAGAAATACTGTAGATAATAGATCGACAGAGATTATTGAACATAAAAAAGACGAGTAA
- a CDS encoding gluconate:H+ symporter — MFETIWPLITVVIGIILLLSLIIFMKLNTFIALIITSIVTAILLGMPLDKIIETIEKGMGSTLGHIALIFGLGAILGKLLADGGGATRIADTLINKFGHKHVQWAMLIAAFIVGIALFFEVGLVLLIPLVFTIAKRANVSQLKLGLPMVVALSVTHGFLPPHPGPVVIAKELKANLGQVLLYGMIIAIPVTIIAGPIFNKMAEKIIPSAYRREGDISALGAQKEFTEAEMPSFGISILTAISPIVLMLIATIVQLITGHEEAKNGIESFIYFIGTAGTAMLIAVLLAMYTMGFKQGRNNAEIMDSVSNAIYPIGMMILIIGGGGTFKQVLIDGGVGDTISKLFEGTEMSPILLAWIVAAVLRIALGSSTVAAISSTGIVVPLLQSSDVNVALVVLAIGAGSVILSHVNDAGFWMFKEYFGLTVKETFLTWSLLETIISVSGLVFILLLSIFV, encoded by the coding sequence ATGTTTGAAACAATTTGGCCGTTAATTACGGTTGTTATAGGGATTATTTTATTATTATCACTCATCATATTTATGAAATTAAATACATTTATAGCATTAATTATTACTTCAATTGTTACTGCAATTTTATTGGGCATGCCTTTAGATAAAATTATTGAAACGATTGAAAAAGGAATGGGTAGCACATTAGGCCATATCGCATTGATATTTGGACTGGGTGCCATACTTGGTAAATTACTTGCAGATGGGGGCGGTGCTACACGAATTGCTGATACATTAATCAATAAGTTTGGACATAAGCATGTACAATGGGCCATGCTAATTGCTGCATTTATTGTAGGTATCGCACTGTTCTTTGAAGTTGGATTAGTCTTATTAATACCACTCGTATTTACAATTGCAAAGCGTGCGAATGTTTCACAACTCAAACTTGGATTACCTATGGTCGTAGCATTATCGGTTACACATGGTTTCTTACCACCACATCCAGGGCCGGTAGTTATTGCGAAAGAACTGAAAGCCAATCTAGGGCAAGTATTACTTTATGGGATGATTATTGCGATTCCGGTAACAATTATTGCTGGACCAATTTTTAATAAAATGGCTGAAAAGATTATTCCTTCAGCTTATCGTCGTGAGGGAGATATTTCAGCTTTAGGTGCGCAAAAAGAGTTTACTGAAGCTGAGATGCCAAGCTTTGGAATTAGTATATTAACAGCTATTTCACCTATTGTATTAATGTTAATTGCTACGATTGTGCAATTGATTACAGGACATGAAGAAGCTAAGAACGGTATCGAAAGTTTTATTTACTTTATTGGTACTGCAGGTACGGCGATGTTAATCGCAGTCTTACTAGCAATGTATACGATGGGATTCAAACAAGGACGTAACAATGCAGAAATCATGGATTCTGTATCAAATGCGATTTACCCAATTGGCATGATGATCTTGATTATTGGTGGTGGCGGTACCTTTAAACAAGTATTAATCGATGGGGGCGTAGGTGATACAATATCTAAATTATTTGAAGGTACTGAGATGTCACCGATTCTATTAGCGTGGATTGTTGCAGCAGTTCTTAGAATTGCACTAGGTTCTTCAACTGTTGCTGCGATTTCCTCCACTGGTATTGTAGTCCCCTTACTGCAATCTTCTGATGTCAACGTTGCACTTGTCGTACTTGCTATTGGTGCTGGTAGTGTTATATTATCTCATGTTAATGATGCTGGATTTTGGATGTTTAAAGAGTACTTCGGTTTAACCGTAAAAGAAACATTCTTAACGTGGTCGTTACTTGAAACAATTATTTCTGTCTCAGGACTTGTCTTTATATTGTTATTAAGTATATTTGTTTAA
- the budA gene encoding acetolactate decarboxylase encodes MLYQHGTLGTLMAGLLEGTSTIDDILKHGDLGIGTLSGSDGEVIILDRIAYHANEYGEFKRLEGSELTPYAAVTPFKVDKSFEVRNITDDEAILNEVVDRAKTQNAFIAVKITGKFEMMHVRMMPKQNPPYEKLIESAKRQPEFKYEQVDGTVVGFYAPYLFHGIAAGGFHLHFVDDARTVGGHVLDFELNKGIVEISDIETLEQHFPVDNQAFRDTEIDYSTVNEDIKEAE; translated from the coding sequence ATGTTATATCAACATGGTACGTTAGGTACGTTGATGGCTGGTTTATTGGAAGGAACGAGCACAATTGATGATATTTTGAAACATGGTGATTTAGGTATCGGAACTTTATCAGGTTCTGATGGAGAGGTTATTATATTAGATCGTATCGCTTACCATGCAAATGAATATGGTGAGTTTAAACGTTTAGAAGGAAGTGAACTTACGCCATACGCTGCGGTTACACCGTTTAAAGTAGATAAATCATTTGAAGTGCGCAATATTACTGATGATGAAGCAATTCTCAATGAGGTAGTTGATAGAGCGAAAACCCAAAATGCATTTATTGCAGTGAAAATTACAGGTAAATTCGAAATGATGCATGTACGCATGATGCCAAAACAAAATCCACCATATGAGAAATTGATTGAATCCGCAAAACGTCAACCAGAATTTAAATATGAGCAAGTTGATGGTACAGTTGTTGGGTTTTATGCGCCATATTTATTTCATGGCATTGCTGCAGGTGGATTCCATTTACACTTTGTCGATGACGCAAGAACAGTTGGAGGACATGTGTTAGATTTTGAATTAAATAAAGGGATTGTTGAAATAAGTGATATCGAAACGTTAGAACAACATTTCCCTGTGGATAATCAAGCGTTCCGTGATACAGAAATTGATTATTCAACAGTAAATGAGGACATAAAGGAAGCTGAATAG
- a CDS encoding FUSC family protein: MRRCRETLNHYFKSLLEFNSMKVDVKKGFRQGMLMFVPLIIGYLVGHFMTGLLIATGTLAHIYVFGGTAQAKLRIVIFCTLGLSSAMALGSLTANQPIIFGLLLLVISVVAYFIFSTFKIPGPSSIFFIVAYSLPTNFPVAPEEALYRGACMFTGGVLATIVVALVILFSRESAEMKAVQNDFNMIKQLVYNFDDPKAFAKASQFAVSTFRTSDDQLMTSSITNFKTSPRFQRLLLLHNTAQGIHSDLLELNESGARPLPNDIKKMTDFVIKLVFAKGQVNNRWNQTIDVGDEYKNLVDNIFKVDVIMNASDERLAHEVDIRMPIYGHRLLMNLNLESIVFRNTLRYIVIMAISIMIALLFDFDKAYWVPLSTHTILTGTHTLHSFERAGARGIGTIVGVLILSLILLAHPPIPVAILLLAISAGITEMIVGANYSYGVIFVTLQVLLLNGLASGHLTILNALPRVVDVITGIIIAVVCLLFIGRKTSSLMLPKTLAEVTRHEARLFHYIFSSNQYDSLKEDKKEMLKLSVHLNNMIQMYNSANGELSSDKKELQYYYPSIYALEEMSFIYTRALSNEKRYFVDDETMGRYLLIFENIAKHFERGTHIKPLEVPALPQYTYIRTTLKNIQNNCIKER; the protein is encoded by the coding sequence ATGAGGAGGTGTAGGGAGACGTTGAATCATTATTTTAAATCACTACTTGAATTTAATTCTATGAAAGTCGACGTGAAGAAAGGCTTTCGTCAAGGTATGTTAATGTTTGTCCCTCTAATAATAGGTTATTTAGTTGGACATTTCATGACAGGGTTGTTAATTGCAACAGGAACTTTGGCACATATTTATGTGTTTGGTGGTACTGCACAAGCGAAATTACGTATTGTAATATTTTGTACTTTAGGGCTTTCATCTGCAATGGCGTTAGGCTCCCTTACTGCTAACCAACCTATTATATTTGGGTTACTCTTATTAGTCATATCTGTTGTAGCGTATTTTATTTTTAGTACCTTTAAAATACCGGGACCATCTTCTATATTTTTCATCGTCGCATATAGTTTACCGACTAATTTCCCTGTAGCACCTGAAGAAGCATTATATAGAGGTGCTTGTATGTTTACAGGTGGTGTATTAGCAACGATTGTTGTCGCTTTAGTCATTTTATTTTCAAGAGAATCTGCAGAAATGAAAGCTGTGCAAAATGACTTTAATATGATTAAACAATTGGTTTATAACTTTGATGATCCTAAAGCATTCGCAAAAGCTTCACAATTTGCAGTTTCTACCTTTAGAACTTCAGATGACCAATTGATGACATCAAGCATTACTAACTTTAAGACATCCCCTCGATTTCAACGTTTATTATTACTACATAATACTGCACAAGGGATACATTCTGACTTATTAGAGCTTAATGAAAGTGGTGCAAGACCGCTTCCAAATGATATTAAAAAGATGACAGACTTTGTGATTAAACTTGTTTTTGCTAAAGGTCAAGTCAATAATCGTTGGAATCAAACGATTGATGTTGGTGATGAATATAAAAACTTAGTGGATAACATATTTAAAGTAGATGTAATTATGAACGCTTCCGATGAACGTTTAGCCCATGAAGTGGATATTCGTATGCCAATATATGGCCATCGATTGTTAATGAATTTAAACTTAGAATCAATTGTCTTTAGAAATACTTTACGTTATATCGTTATTATGGCAATTTCGATTATGATTGCACTGCTATTTGATTTTGACAAGGCGTATTGGGTGCCTTTAAGTACACATACGATTTTGACTGGTACGCACACTTTACACAGTTTCGAACGAGCAGGCGCCAGAGGTATCGGAACGATTGTCGGCGTGTTAATACTATCCCTCATTTTACTCGCACATCCACCTATACCAGTGGCTATTCTATTATTAGCGATTTCGGCAGGTATTACAGAAATGATTGTTGGTGCTAATTATTCATATGGCGTGATATTTGTCACGTTACAAGTACTATTGTTAAACGGTTTAGCCTCAGGGCATTTAACGATACTCAATGCATTACCTAGGGTAGTAGATGTGATTACAGGAATTATTATTGCTGTGGTTTGTTTACTATTTATAGGACGTAAGACATCCTCATTGATGCTTCCAAAAACATTGGCCGAAGTTACGAGACATGAAGCGCGATTGTTTCATTATATTTTCTCTAGTAATCAATATGATTCTTTAAAAGAAGACAAAAAAGAAATGTTGAAACTCAGCGTGCACTTAAATAACATGATTCAAATGTATAACAGTGCTAATGGTGAATTATCGAGTGATAAGAAAGAACTGCAATATTATTATCCAAGTATTTATGCCTTGGAAGAAATGAGCTTTATTTATACGCGTGCATTAAGTAATGAGAAAAGGTATTTCGTAGATGATGAAACGATGGGAAGATATTTACTCATCTTCGAAAATATTGCAAAACACTTTGAAAGAGGTACACATATTAAACCTTTAGAGGTGCCCGCATTACCTCAATACACATATATCCGAACAACATTAAAAAACATACAAAATAACTGTATTAAAGAACGATAA
- the gntK gene encoding gluconokinase, translating into MKYMIGVDIGTTSTKSVLYDENGQFIMKHNIGYTLNTPNVETSEENPDELFDAVLMTVKYVMRESKIAKEDLKLISFSAQMHSLIAMDDKHQRLTENITWADNRSARYAEKLKNEHDGLTIYQRTGTPIHPMSPLSKIYWLKHEQKNIYDQTALFADIKTYIFHELFEQYVIDQSMASATGMYNLESMTWDKEVLDLLGIKESQLPEIVPTTHILKGMKRRYATLMGIDADTPVVVGASDGVLSNLGVNAFKKGEVAVTIGTSGAIRTVIDKPRTDYKGCIFCYVLTEDHYVIGGPVNNGGVILRWLRDEVLASEVETAKRLGVDPYDVLTRIASRVKPGADGLLFHPYLAGERAPLWSADARGSFFGLTLSHKKEHMIRAALEGVLFNLYTVYLALIEVMNETPSTIKATGGFAKSEVWRQMMSDIFDTDLIVPESYESSCLGACVLGMKALGEIDDFSVIEDMVGTTNAHQPNQDNVSIYQQLVSIFIKLSRSLDESYHEISNFQRNHIST; encoded by the coding sequence ATGAAATATATGATTGGTGTAGATATAGGGACGACGAGTACAAAGTCAGTGCTCTACGATGAAAATGGTCAATTTATTATGAAACATAATATTGGATATACTTTAAACACACCAAATGTTGAAACTTCAGAGGAAAATCCCGATGAATTATTTGATGCTGTGCTAATGACAGTAAAATATGTCATGCGTGAATCAAAAATAGCTAAAGAAGATTTGAAACTCATTTCGTTTAGTGCACAAATGCATAGTCTCATTGCCATGGATGACAAGCATCAAAGATTAACGGAAAACATTACATGGGCGGATAATCGTTCAGCTCGATATGCAGAAAAATTAAAAAACGAACACGATGGTTTAACTATTTATCAACGCACTGGAACACCGATACATCCGATGTCTCCATTATCTAAAATATATTGGCTGAAACATGAACAAAAAAATATTTACGACCAAACTGCGTTGTTTGCAGATATTAAAACATACATTTTCCATGAATTATTTGAACAATATGTCATTGACCAATCAATGGCTTCAGCTACGGGGATGTATAATTTAGAGTCAATGACGTGGGATAAAGAAGTATTGGATTTATTAGGAATAAAGGAATCACAATTACCAGAAATCGTACCAACGACACATATTTTAAAAGGGATGAAACGACGCTATGCTACTTTAATGGGCATAGATGCAGATACGCCTGTCGTAGTTGGAGCGAGCGATGGTGTATTATCGAATTTAGGTGTGAATGCATTCAAAAAAGGCGAAGTTGCCGTAACGATCGGGACTTCAGGTGCCATTAGAACGGTTATTGATAAGCCACGCACAGACTATAAGGGGTGTATCTTCTGTTATGTATTAACCGAAGACCACTATGTCATAGGGGGACCGGTTAACAATGGAGGCGTCATTTTACGCTGGCTTAGAGATGAAGTGTTAGCAAGCGAAGTTGAAACTGCTAAGCGTTTAGGTGTTGATCCGTATGATGTGCTCACACGTATAGCAAGTCGTGTTAAACCAGGTGCAGATGGATTATTATTCCACCCTTATCTAGCAGGAGAGCGTGCCCCATTGTGGAGCGCTGATGCGAGAGGTTCATTCTTTGGTTTAACTTTATCACACAAAAAAGAACACATGATCCGTGCAGCATTGGAAGGTGTATTATTCAATCTTTATACCGTATATTTAGCTCTGATAGAAGTTATGAATGAAACACCTTCAACAATTAAAGCGACAGGTGGATTTGCCAAAAGTGAAGTTTGGCGTCAAATGATGTCAGATATTTTCGATACAGATTTAATTGTTCCAGAGAGCTACGAAAGTTCTTGCCTAGGGGCGTGTGTATTAGGTATGAAAGCACTTGGGGAGATTGATGATTTCTCTGTTATTGAAGACATGGTAGGAACGACAAATGCACATCAACCTAACCAAGATAATGTGAGTATTTATCAACAACTCGTCTCAATATTTATTAAATTGAGTCGATCGTTAGATGAAAGCTATCATGAAATCTCAAACTTCCAAAGAAATCATATATCAACATAA
- a CDS encoding GntR family transcriptional regulator yields MEFEYPERWLENGSKGELIAAEIRLMIVDGKITPETLLTENQIAKEFNVSRSPVRDAFKLLKQDQLIHLERMGAEVLRFDEKEKRELYDLRIMLESFAFNRIGEQDRSYIVKELKKQLEMMKVSVQFEDAESFTQHDMKFHEVTILTSGHQYLKSFWNNLKPVMEALILLSMRKRMQHDPKDFDRIHHNHSVFIEAVEQQDPEKLRQAFHLNFDDVGDDIDSFWLSK; encoded by the coding sequence GTGGAATTTGAATATCCCGAAAGATGGCTTGAGAATGGCTCGAAAGGTGAATTAATAGCAGCCGAAATTCGACTCATGATCGTCGATGGCAAAATCACTCCAGAAACTTTACTTACTGAAAATCAAATCGCAAAGGAATTTAATGTCAGCCGATCACCGGTGCGTGATGCTTTTAAATTATTGAAGCAAGACCAGCTTATTCATTTAGAAAGAATGGGTGCAGAAGTCTTACGTTTTGATGAAAAGGAAAAAAGAGAGCTCTATGATCTACGTATTATGTTAGAGTCTTTCGCGTTTAATCGAATAGGAGAACAAGACCGTTCATATATTGTTAAAGAGTTGAAAAAACAATTGGAAATGATGAAAGTATCCGTACAGTTTGAAGATGCTGAGTCATTTACACAACACGATATGAAATTTCATGAGGTCACTATATTAACTTCAGGTCATCAATATTTAAAGTCATTTTGGAATAATTTAAAGCCAGTAATGGAAGCACTTATATTATTATCAATGAGAAAAAGAATGCAACATGACCCAAAAGATTTCGATCGAATTCATCATAATCATTCAGTATTTATAGAAGCGGTTGAACAACAAGATCCAGAAAAATTACGACAAGCATTTCATTTAAACTTTGATGATGTAGGCGATGATATTGATAGTTTCTGGTTAAGTAAATGA
- a CDS encoding MerR family transcriptional regulator, protein MTTYQTGELAKSCNVSVRTVQYYDKEGLLQSNQQGNDQRRIFDEISKERLEIIIILKSLNFGLKDIKAILNDDNGLKVVRSLVTQQERLLEQKRDEIHETLKQIHKFKHYVGEDVEAPLPKIIETHQLMNDSATETRLLKCIGKRFIPLVLLQYSSLLVSILKQTWKPILYTFPLLFGGATYLANIIYKDLKYLCPHCQQIFKPSFTQWASAKHTPRTRQLTCTHCHTQSHCIPVVEGTH, encoded by the coding sequence ATGACAACATATCAGACAGGGGAACTTGCTAAGTCGTGTAATGTATCGGTGAGGACCGTCCAGTATTATGATAAAGAAGGGTTGTTACAATCCAATCAACAGGGAAACGATCAACGTCGAATCTTTGATGAAATAAGTAAAGAAAGATTAGAAATCATTATAATTTTGAAGTCTTTAAATTTCGGTTTAAAAGACATCAAAGCGATATTGAATGATGATAATGGTTTAAAAGTTGTGCGTTCGCTTGTCACACAACAAGAAAGACTATTAGAACAAAAACGTGACGAGATCCATGAAACATTAAAGCAAATCCATAAATTTAAGCACTATGTTGGTGAAGATGTAGAAGCCCCGTTACCCAAAATAATCGAAACACATCAACTAATGAATGACAGTGCAACAGAAACACGTTTATTAAAATGTATTGGCAAGCGATTTATACCGTTAGTGTTACTACAATATAGCTCACTGTTAGTAAGTATTTTGAAACAAACATGGAAACCAATATTATATACTTTCCCACTATTGTTCGGCGGTGCAACGTATTTGGCGAATATAATCTATAAAGATTTAAAATATCTTTGTCCACATTGTCAGCAAATATTTAAACCATCATTTACACAATGGGCGAGTGCGAAACATACTCCGCGTACACGTCAATTGACATGTACGCACTGCCATACTCAAAGTCACTGTATTCCAGTTGTTGAGGGCACACATTAA
- a CDS encoding DedA family protein — MEHILTQFINTWGYAAIAILILLENILPFIPSEIILTLSGLMSVKSDLDIAMLFIISTIASLIGLITLYYISRLVSEEKLYRFVDKYGKWIKLRGRDVERANDWFDKYSAVAVFVCRFIPVLRVLITIPAGINRMNVVAFTIISLIGTTIWNFGLILLGRALSDNWDLLMNSLHTYSYIMYVIIAIVVIYLIVKFYKNKNKKRVR; from the coding sequence ATGGAACACATATTAACTCAGTTTATAAATACATGGGGTTATGCGGCCATAGCGATATTAATTCTATTAGAAAATATCTTACCGTTTATACCTTCTGAAATTATACTTACACTTTCTGGCTTAATGTCAGTTAAATCAGACCTAGATATCGCAATGTTATTTATTATTTCAACAATTGCATCTCTTATAGGACTCATAACACTTTATTACATTAGTCGCCTAGTATCTGAAGAAAAGTTATATCGCTTTGTCGATAAATATGGTAAATGGATTAAATTAAGAGGTCGAGATGTAGAACGCGCAAACGATTGGTTTGATAAATATAGTGCAGTGGCAGTGTTTGTATGTCGTTTCATTCCTGTATTAAGAGTATTAATTACGATACCAGCTGGTATTAATAGAATGAACGTCGTTGCGTTTACGATTATTTCATTAATCGGTACAACGATTTGGAACTTTGGTCTCATTTTACTCGGCCGTGCATTAAGTGATAATTGGGATTTATTAATGAATAGCTTACACACATATTCTTACATTATGTACGTTATCATTGCTATCGTTGTCATTTATTTAATCGTGAAGTTTTATAAAAATAAAAACAAAAAACGCGTTCGTTAA
- a CDS encoding GTP pyrophosphokinase, whose protein sequence is MYVERNNSQNVEDLKADFRENFGEFTSSEAAFESLIGFVSLEQLYSSALKEISTKLDILDDHFQQMYKHNPIHHMERRVKEMRSLMKKLKRKGLPISTEAAKEHIQDIAGIRVICNYLDDIYMIESLLLKQEDVKLLKRKDYIKNPKGNGYRSLHIVVTVPVFLANAVEIVPVEIQIRTIGMDMWASLEHKIRYKNSTDTEQYKTDLHECAEEITAIENKMQRIHSEVFTN, encoded by the coding sequence ATGTATGTCGAACGAAATAATTCCCAAAATGTTGAAGACTTAAAGGCAGACTTTAGAGAGAATTTTGGAGAATTTACAAGTTCTGAAGCGGCATTTGAATCATTGATCGGTTTTGTTTCTTTAGAACAACTATATTCTTCAGCATTAAAGGAAATTAGTACAAAACTTGATATATTAGATGATCATTTCCAACAAATGTATAAACATAATCCAATTCATCATATGGAACGTCGCGTGAAGGAAATGCGTAGTTTAATGAAGAAATTAAAACGTAAAGGGTTACCCATTTCAACTGAAGCGGCAAAAGAGCATATTCAAGATATCGCTGGTATCAGAGTTATTTGTAATTACCTTGATGATATTTATATGATTGAGTCGTTATTACTTAAACAAGAAGACGTGAAACTGCTTAAACGTAAAGACTATATTAAAAATCCAAAAGGCAATGGCTATCGCAGTTTACATATCGTCGTAACAGTACCTGTGTTTTTAGCGAATGCAGTAGAGATTGTACCAGTAGAAATACAAATACGTACGATTGGTATGGATATGTGGGCGAGCTTAGAACATAAGATTCGTTATAAAAATAGTACCGATACTGAACAATATAAAACTGATTTACACGAATGTGCAGAAGAAATCACCGCAATCGAAAATAAAATGCAACGTATTCATTCTGAAGTATTCACTAACTAA